The following coding sequences lie in one Cotesia glomerata isolate CgM1 linkage group LG5, MPM_Cglom_v2.3, whole genome shotgun sequence genomic window:
- the LOC123265006 gene encoding probable serine/threonine-protein kinase nek3 yields the protein MKLIMHSDVILRNVTLLLLLFIVDTHAQEIRTWSRLYPTNSVYGQNQAVAQSNINSNNNNSNNYSNININNNNNNNNNNNNNDNKKNNDLRPAEVDVNEEYDYEETPEREEVETREIHYETKEEVPGDYEDEFYDDYDNATNSQAAEYDTYDDESASKEAIHSHEQVVQSKEAVNSQDVVAESQEQIVNDDKKINLNVSSPNIYDDDESILIGEAVVSVVTTKSVVNGTYSVPTAPPMTTEQMSPPPTANSSAEAVEETTEDAMIVASVQTSRSISGARYLPFNVNNYDAVSKNINTNEENKDDSDDHNQEDDSKVNKTVAESTESIIDKLDRVQSELSSGFLTGGFRTAGNALQLDVLSEQRPTRKTYTTTSTKAPVISKFVPRRKSPETTEAAKTTESLEIKEMMNVEMNDQPADKPKPFRIPWPGSARTRVTTTTEPTRKTTRKPFSKVRVEAQDISAFLPAGYKIKKEDQTTEKTILSDILAKSSVNISALLPKDFKVASKPENTEITKELPLQNLFAKSVDISAFLPPDFKKNPTKSETSTTTTGTPIQKSLQELFSKSSVDISALLPPGFKEKEKVEEVIMSTTEASTTSKGIKLVFPSRPGGRKAIAKTASTSRPADAPTAVTPKIQRGWPVRATTEFTGWPTPSTTPISIEKLLEAARTATATSDNVSIVTSTSEPSTTSTSTTTTTTIRPTTPGLCEEDCEVAGTIRIIGNATWVPELLDRNTKEWQLLADEIEKEMNLVFLKSAILRKWYKNIRIDAFSQGSILVDYFVELQDLSQKINTQELKVLFHDSLRAYNAHKWNETKINKGPVRLGNFVIDPKSTDFVVIPRVTLPQQIERDDRLIPQWAIAVIVIGVGGLLFIIVFGVSVLLNRQNASKLRPPASGMYGEEAAKNIIHSSHVASSHRSSHEYPKSEISTIWNEPEAWKEKSFESNSNKILMDGIVPDNEKYNVYDSWRSDWNGYYYQPSHTSSKFAGYESTANFSRHPPDYDTNF from the exons ATGAAGCTTATAATGCACTCAGATGTCATATTGCGAAATGTTACTTTGcttcttttgttatttattgtcGATACTCATGcgcaag aaatCAGAACATGGAGTCGTTTATATCCAACGAATTCTGTTTATGGACAGAACCAAGCGGTAGCGCAAtctaatattaatagtaataataataatagcaataattatagcaatattaatattaataacaataataataataataataataataataataatgataataaaaaaaataatgatctGCGACCTGCAGAAGTAGACGTCAATGAAGAATATGACTATGAAGAGACTCCCGAGAGAGAAGAAGTTGAGACAAGAGAAATCC attatgAAACAAAAGAGGAAGTTCCTGGTGACTACGAAGATGAATTTTACGATGATTATGATAATGCGACAAATTCTCAAGCGGCAG AATATGACACATATGATGATGAATCAGCAAGCAAAGAAGCAATCCATAGTCATGAACAAGTTGTTCAGAGTAAAGAAGCAGTCAACAGTCAAGATGTAGTAGCTGAAAGTCAAGAACAGATAGtcaatgatgataaaaaaataaatttaaatgtttcTTCGCCTAATATTTATGATGACGATGAAAGCATTCTGATAGGCGAAGCAGTGGTGTCTGTTGTTACTACCAAGAGTGTTGTCAATGGTACGTACTCGGTACCAACAGCACCACCAATGACAACGGAACAAATGTCACCACCCCCGACAGCTAATTCATCTGCAGAAGCTGTTGAAGAGACAACAGAAGACGCGATGATCGTCGCTTCCGTTCAGACCAGTCGCAGCATTTCCGGAGCCAGGTATTTGCCTTTCAATGTCAACAATTACGACGCGGTtagcaaaaatattaatactaaTGAAGAAAACAAAGATGATTCTGATGATCATAATCAAGAAGATGACAGCAAAGTCAACAAAACAGTCGCCGAGTCGACGGAAAGTATAATCGACAAGCTGGATCGCGTGCAATCAGAACTTTCGAGTGGATTTCTCACCGGAGGATTCAGAACTGCTGGAAACGCTCTGCAGCTGGATGTCCTGAGTGAGCAGAGACCCACACGAAAAACTTACACGACGACTTCTACCAAAGCCCCGGTGATCAGCAAATTTGTTCCACGGCGTAAGTCTCCAGAGACTACTGAAGCTGCGAAGACTACGGAGAGTTTGGAGATTAAAGAAATGATGAATGTGGAAATGAATGATCAACCTGCTGACAAGCCCAAGCCTTTCCGAATACCCTGGCCGGGTTCTGCAAGAACTAGAGTCACTACCACAACAGAGCCCACAAGGAAGACCACCAGGAAACCGTTCAGCAAGGTCAGGGTAGAAGCTCAGGACATCAGCGCTTTCTTACCGGCGggttataaaatcaaaaaagaagATCAGACCACTGAGAAGACTATTCTCAGTGATATACTTGCTAAGTCTAGTGTTAATATCTCGGCACTGCTGCCCAAAGACTTTAAAGTAGCCAGCAAGCCGGAGAACACTGAGATAACTAAGGAACTTCCTTTGCAGAATTTATTTGCAAAAAGCGTTGACATCAGCGCTTTCTTGCCTCcagatttcaaaaaaaatccaaCCAAGTCTGAGACATCCACGACGACAACTGGTACGCCGATACAAAAGAGCTTGCAAGAATTATTCTCAAAGTCTAGCGTTGATATTTCTGCTTTGCTACCTCCTggttttaaagaaaaagaaaaagttgaAGAAGTTATTATGAGTACTACTGAAGCTAGTACTACTAGCAAAGGTATTAAGCTAGTGTTTCCCAGCAGACCTGGTGGTAGGAAAGCGATAGCCAAAACAGCGTCTACTAGTCGACCTGCTGACGCGCCAACTGCTGTTACTCCTAAAATTCAAAGGGGCTGGCCTGTTAGGGCTACTACGGAGTTTACTGGGTGGCCAACACCTTCGACTACCCCTATTTCTATTGAGAAATTGCTTGAAGCTGCCAGAACCGCGACTGCTACGTCTGATAATGTTTCAATTGTCACGTCGACTAGTGAACCTTCAACTACTTCGACTTCGACGACCACCACCACGACGATCCGACCTACTACTCCCGGACTCTGTGAAGAAGATTGTGAAGTTGCTGGTACTATTCGGATCATTGGTAATGCTACTTGGGTTCCGGAACTCCTGGATCGTAATACGAAAGAGTGGCAATTGTTGGCTGATGAAATTGAAAAAGAG atGAACTTGGTGTTCCTAAAGTCTGCGATCTTGAGAAAATGGTACAAAAATATACGCATCGACGCTTTTAGCCAGGGAAGCATTTTGGTAGACTATTTTGTAGAACTCCAAGATTTGAGCCAAAAGATAAATACTCAGGAGTTGAAAGTGTTGTTCCACGACTCGCTGAGAGCTTATAATGCTCATAAATGGAACGAGACGAAGATAAACAAAGGTCCAGTGAGATTGGGAAACTTTGTAATTGATCCCAAGTCAACTGACTTTGTAGTGATACCCCGAGTTACCTTGCCGCAGCAAATTGAGAGGGACGACAGACTGATTCCACAGTGGGCTATTGCTGTTATTGTTATTGGTGTTGGTggtttattgtttattattgtttttggaGTCTCTGTT ctCTTAAATCGGCAAAATGCATCGAAGTTGAGGCCACCAGCATCCGGAATGTACGGAGAAGAAGcagctaaaaatataatacacTCAAGTCATGTAGCGTCCTCCCATAGATCATCGCACGAGTATCCGAAGTCGGAAATTTCAACGATCTGGAACGAGCCCGAAGCATGGAAGGAAAAATCCTTTGAGTCAAATTCAAATAAG attttaatggACGGTATCGTGCCTGACAATGAGAAATACAATGTCTATGACAGCTGGAGATCTGACTGGAACGGTTATTACTATCAGCCATCTCACACAAGCAGCAAGTTCGCCGGTTACGAAAGTACTGCTAATTTTTCACGCCATCCGCCCGATTACGacactaatttttaa